The Pantoea nemavictus genome includes a region encoding these proteins:
- the aqpZ gene encoding aquaporin Z, which translates to MKRLVAETLGTFVLVLGGCGSAVLAAAFPELGIGFAGVALAFGLTVLVMAFAVGHISGGHFNPAVTIGLTVGGRFPVSQVVPYIIAQLVGAIAAAGVLYLIASGKAGFDAAASGFASNGYGEHSPGGFSMTAGMITELVLTAVFLIVIMGSTDKRAPAGFAPIAIGLALTLIHLVSIPVTNTSVNPARSTGVAIFQGGWALDQLWMFWLLPIIGAAIGGAIYRFLLEKAE; encoded by the coding sequence ATGAAAAGGTTAGTGGCAGAGACGCTCGGCACTTTTGTGCTGGTTTTAGGCGGTTGTGGTAGTGCGGTTTTGGCGGCGGCGTTTCCAGAGTTGGGCATCGGTTTTGCGGGTGTGGCGCTGGCATTTGGTTTGACAGTATTGGTGATGGCCTTTGCCGTTGGCCATATCTCAGGTGGCCATTTTAACCCGGCGGTCACCATCGGTCTGACCGTGGGCGGCCGTTTTCCGGTGTCACAGGTCGTGCCCTATATTATCGCGCAATTAGTTGGTGCCATCGCCGCAGCGGGCGTGTTGTATCTGATCGCCAGCGGTAAAGCCGGTTTCGATGCGGCGGCCAGCGGTTTTGCTTCTAACGGTTATGGTGAGCACTCACCAGGCGGTTTTAGCATGACTGCGGGGATGATCACCGAACTGGTGCTGACGGCGGTATTCCTGATTGTGATCATGGGCTCAACCGATAAACGTGCACCGGCCGGTTTTGCACCGATTGCTATCGGTCTGGCGCTGACGCTGATCCATCTGGTGAGCATTCCTGTAACCAATACTTCCGTGAACCCGGCGCGTAGTACCGGTGTGGCCATCTTCCAGGGTGGCTGGGCATTGGATCAGCTGTGGATGTTCTGGTTGTTACCGATTATTGGTGCCGCGATTGGTGGTGCGATCTACCGCTTTTTACTGGAAAAAGCAGAGTAA